From one Deltaproteobacteria bacterium genomic stretch:
- a CDS encoding biotin/lipoyl-binding protein, with product MTAFHKVLIANRGEIASRIMRTCRAMGLGTTAIYADPDRHAPFVREAEEAVYIGPPISSGSFLAIEKIIDAARRVGADAVHPGYGFLAENADFALACAGAGLAFVGPSPDSIRRMGSKIEAKKIMAAAGVPVIPGFSANGLSDREVAARAQEVGYPILVKASAGGGGKGMRIVQDAAALPAALAAARREAKSAFADDTLLIERYFDSPRHIEIQILGDQHGNLLHCFERECSIQRRYQKIIEEAPSPAVDERLRARMTSAAVTAGRALGYYSAGTVEFVVDQQGEFYFLEVNTRLQVEHPVTEEVTGLDLVRLQILVAQGAALPLRQEDIAIRGHAVECRVYAEDPYADFLPSTGTLVRWETPAVPGIRYESGVETGSEVTIYYDPMLAKVIARAPGRAEAVRRVAKALSGMRVHGLRTNIPLLLAVLRHPEFVAGNLDTHFIAKHIALAQRRTPAQAEADSVHAIAITLWLQQQRRAEAPVLRGLPSGWRNNPSQMQETAFTSGEATITVRYRVHSGDDIEVIVDGKSLKAAVLSCDATHVALAIDGVRRSCTLLAHADIHYAHSALGSSELRELARFPPPEREEVAGGCHAPMPGKILSVRVTVGQTVKKGAPLVILEAMKMEHEVAAPHDGVVREVKVETGQQVDAGEVLVVLETDEHGKAGNLATTD from the coding sequence ATGACGGCCTTCCACAAGGTTCTCATCGCCAACCGCGGCGAGATCGCCTCGCGCATCATGCGCACGTGCCGCGCGATGGGCCTGGGCACGACGGCGATCTATGCCGATCCCGACCGCCACGCGCCGTTTGTGCGCGAGGCCGAGGAGGCGGTCTATATCGGCCCGCCGATCAGCAGCGGATCCTTTCTGGCCATCGAGAAGATCATCGACGCCGCGCGCCGGGTTGGCGCCGATGCGGTGCATCCGGGCTACGGCTTTCTGGCCGAGAACGCCGACTTCGCCCTGGCCTGCGCCGGCGCCGGTCTGGCATTTGTCGGGCCGAGTCCGGACTCGATCCGGCGCATGGGCAGCAAGATCGAGGCGAAGAAGATCATGGCTGCCGCCGGCGTACCGGTGATTCCCGGTTTCAGCGCGAATGGGCTGTCTGACCGCGAAGTTGCCGCGCGGGCGCAGGAGGTCGGCTACCCGATCCTCGTCAAAGCCTCGGCCGGTGGCGGTGGCAAAGGCATGCGCATCGTCCAGGATGCGGCGGCGCTCCCCGCCGCACTGGCCGCGGCCCGGCGCGAGGCCAAGAGCGCCTTCGCTGACGATACCTTGCTGATCGAACGCTACTTCGACTCGCCGCGCCACATCGAGATTCAGATTCTCGGCGACCAGCACGGCAACCTGCTGCACTGCTTCGAACGCGAGTGCTCGATCCAGCGGCGCTACCAGAAGATCATCGAGGAAGCGCCGTCACCGGCCGTCGATGAGCGCCTGCGCGCGCGCATGACCAGCGCCGCCGTCACCGCCGGGCGCGCCCTCGGCTACTACAGCGCCGGCACGGTTGAATTTGTCGTCGATCAGCAGGGCGAGTTCTACTTCCTCGAGGTCAACACCCGCTTGCAAGTGGAACACCCGGTTACGGAAGAGGTCACCGGCCTCGATCTGGTGCGACTACAGATCCTGGTGGCGCAGGGCGCCGCGCTGCCCCTGCGACAGGAAGATATCGCAATCCGCGGCCACGCCGTCGAGTGCCGGGTCTACGCGGAAGATCCCTACGCCGACTTCCTGCCGTCCACCGGCACCCTGGTGCGCTGGGAAACCCCCGCCGTGCCCGGCATCCGCTACGAGAGCGGTGTAGAAACCGGCTCGGAAGTGACGATCTACTACGACCCGATGCTGGCTAAGGTCATCGCCCGCGCGCCGGGGCGCGCCGAGGCGGTGCGGCGAGTGGCCAAGGCGCTCAGCGGCATGCGCGTGCACGGGCTGCGCACCAATATCCCGCTGCTGCTCGCGGTCCTGCGCCATCCCGAGTTCGTCGCCGGCAACCTCGACACCCATTTCATCGCCAAGCACATCGCTCTGGCACAGCGGCGAACCCCGGCGCAGGCCGAGGCCGACAGCGTGCATGCGATCGCCATCACCTTGTGGCTGCAACAGCAGCGGCGCGCCGAAGCCCCGGTGCTGCGCGGGCTGCCGTCGGGATGGCGCAATAACCCGAGCCAGATGCAAGAGACCGCCTTCACCAGCGGCGAGGCGACCATCACCGTGCGCTATCGTGTGCACTCGGGTGACGACATCGAGGTGATTGTCGATGGCAAGTCGCTCAAGGCCGCCGTGCTCTCATGTGATGCCACGCACGTGGCGCTAGCTATCGACGGCGTGCGCCGTAGCTGCACACTCCTGGCGCACGCCGACATCCATTACGCGCACAGCGCGCTCGGCAGCTCGGAGCTGCGCGAGCTAGCGCGCTTTCCGCCGCCGGAGCGGGAGGAAGTTGCCGGCGGCTGCCACGCGCCGATGCCCGGCAAGATCCTGTCCGTGCGCGTTACCGTCGGCCAGACGGTCAAGAAGGGCGCCCCGCTGGTGATCCTCGAAGCCATGAAGATGGAGCACGAGGTGGCCGCGCCCCACGATGGCGTCGTCCGCGAGGTGAAGGTGGAAACCGGGCA
- a CDS encoding TIGR03560 family F420-dependent LLM class oxidoreductase: MGTHPIRFGIQTGQQGIDWAQMLDLWQRADAWGYDSLWNFDHFYPIFVDPEGPCLEGWTTLSALAHATTRARIGHLVNGNTYRHPCLTAKMAATLDHISGGRFNLGIGAGWFELEHRSFGIDFKSVRGRLEALDEACRIIRGMLTQPKTTLHGKHYSVTDAMCMPRPLQQPHPPIMIGGTGEKVLLKLVATHADMWNAGASAERMGALIEVLKRHGDKVRRDTGKIEKTVMLPLCYKAAAPRQEFMCQLVANMRQASPEDARRQIMIGDRQECLDTIERYAKVGVTHFIFMVFAPYFIDEIQAFAEEVIPEFRG, translated from the coding sequence ATGGGTACGCACCCGATTCGCTTTGGCATTCAAACCGGGCAGCAGGGGATTGATTGGGCTCAGATGCTCGATCTCTGGCAGCGCGCTGACGCGTGGGGATACGACTCACTCTGGAACTTCGATCACTTCTACCCCATCTTCGTCGACCCGGAAGGCCCGTGCCTCGAAGGATGGACGACGCTGAGCGCGCTCGCCCACGCCACCACCCGGGCGCGGATCGGCCATCTCGTCAACGGCAACACCTACCGCCACCCCTGCCTGACCGCGAAGATGGCCGCCACGCTCGATCACATCAGCGGTGGCCGTTTCAATCTCGGCATCGGCGCCGGCTGGTTCGAGCTCGAACACCGGAGCTTTGGCATCGACTTCAAGTCGGTGCGAGGGCGGCTCGAGGCGCTCGATGAAGCGTGCCGGATTATTCGCGGCATGCTGACGCAGCCGAAGACCACGCTGCACGGCAAGCACTACTCGGTCACCGACGCCATGTGCATGCCCCGGCCGCTGCAGCAGCCGCATCCGCCGATCATGATCGGCGGCACGGGTGAGAAGGTTCTGCTCAAGCTCGTCGCCACGCACGCGGACATGTGGAACGCTGGTGCCAGCGCCGAGCGCATGGGTGCGCTGATCGAGGTGCTCAAACGGCACGGCGACAAGGTCAGGCGCGACACCGGCAAGATCGAGAAGACGGTGATGCTGCCGCTGTGCTACAAAGCCGCGGCGCCGCGGCAGGAGTTCATGTGCCAGCTGGTCGCCAACATGCGCCAGGCCAGCCCCGAGGACGCCCGCCGCCAGATCATGATCGGCGACCGGCAGGAATGCCTCGACACCATCGAGCGCTATGCCAAGGTCGGCGTCACGCACTTCATCTTCATGGTGTTCGCGCCATACTTCATCGACGAGATCCAAGCCTTCGCCGAAGAGGTCATACCCGAGTTCCGCGGCTGA
- a CDS encoding glycosyltransferase family 2 protein codes for MGLVMHSSDSEPPTLVIIPAYNEGPRLARTLADTTRVVPADAVVVIDDGSSDDTAAVARAAGVRVVSHPFNLGYGAALQTGYKYAQRQRARWLVQLDADGQHDPADIPQLLAPLERGAADLALGSRFIEPSGYAMGAARDTGRRLLQRLLAALGGPHITDPTSGYQAMSARIVELYCREYFPADYPDADMLLLLHRFGFRIVEVPVRMAPSPRRSMHQGLAVVYYAYKMMLSLFRSASLRAPGQPLT; via the coding sequence ATGGGACTCGTGATGCACTCCAGCGACAGCGAGCCGCCAACCCTCGTCATCATTCCCGCCTACAATGAGGGCCCGCGCCTCGCGCGCACTCTGGCTGATACCACGCGCGTGGTGCCGGCCGATGCCGTGGTGGTCATCGACGACGGCTCTTCTGATGATACGGCCGCGGTGGCGCGAGCGGCTGGGGTGCGGGTGGTCAGCCATCCGTTCAACCTCGGCTACGGTGCGGCGCTGCAGACCGGGTACAAATACGCCCAGCGCCAGCGCGCGCGCTGGCTGGTGCAGCTCGACGCCGATGGGCAGCATGATCCGGCCGATATCCCGCAGCTGCTCGCACCGCTTGAACGGGGCGCTGCGGACTTGGCCCTCGGCTCGCGCTTCATCGAGCCCTCCGGATACGCCATGGGGGCGGCGCGTGACACCGGCCGGCGCCTGCTGCAACGGCTGCTCGCGGCCCTCGGCGGTCCGCACATCACCGACCCGACCTCGGGCTATCAGGCAATGTCGGCGCGGATCGTTGAGCTCTACTGCCGCGAGTACTTCCCTGCAGACTACCCCGACGCCGACATGTTGCTGCTGCTGCACCGCTTCGGTTTTCGCATCGTGGAGGTGCCGGTGCGCATGGCGCCGAGCCCGCGCCGCTCGATGCATCAAGGGCTGGCGGTGGTGTACTACGCCTACAAGATGATGTTGTCATTGTTCCGGAGCGCATCGCTGCGCGCTCCCGGTCAGCCGCTTACGTGA
- a CDS encoding dihydrodipicolinate reductase, with product MPYRVIQWATGNVGRAAVQGIVSHPQLELVGAWVHSADKTGRDVGELCGIGRLGVQATTDVEAILAMPADCVLYSPLLPQLDEVVRLLESGKNVVTPVGWFYPFNTPGVAQLEAACRAGGVSLHGTGIHPGGITELLPLTISALSRNIRHVRAEEFSDIRVYRAELVVRELMLFGKAPDEAKRSPMLDLLGFGFGQSIDMVAAALGMRLDARKATAHEMAVATAPIETPVGVIAPGTVAAQRFAWQGLVNGQPVITVRVNWLMGEQHLDPPWTIGGERFEVEVQGDPAIKVTFRGLQPPFEQADLDRNPGIVATAMHCVNAIPYVCEAAPGIRTYLDLPLITGRADAALRR from the coding sequence ATGCCATATCGAGTCATTCAGTGGGCCACCGGTAACGTCGGCCGCGCCGCCGTGCAAGGCATCGTATCGCATCCGCAGCTGGAGTTGGTCGGCGCTTGGGTGCACAGCGCCGACAAAACCGGGCGCGATGTCGGCGAGTTGTGCGGCATTGGGCGGCTCGGCGTGCAGGCAACGACGGACGTCGAGGCAATTCTGGCAATGCCGGCTGACTGCGTGCTGTACAGCCCCTTGCTGCCGCAGCTCGACGAGGTGGTTCGCCTGCTGGAGTCGGGCAAGAACGTCGTCACCCCGGTGGGTTGGTTCTATCCGTTCAACACCCCCGGGGTGGCGCAGCTCGAAGCGGCGTGCCGCGCAGGCGGTGTTTCGCTGCACGGTACGGGCATCCATCCGGGTGGTATCACGGAGCTACTGCCGCTGACGATCTCAGCGCTGTCACGCAACATCCGCCACGTTCGCGCCGAGGAGTTCTCCGACATTCGCGTCTACCGCGCCGAACTGGTCGTGCGCGAGCTGATGCTGTTCGGCAAGGCGCCGGACGAAGCCAAGCGCAGCCCGATGCTCGATCTGCTCGGCTTCGGTTTCGGCCAATCGATCGACATGGTGGCAGCGGCGCTAGGCATGCGGCTCGACGCGCGAAAGGCCACGGCCCACGAAATGGCCGTAGCCACGGCGCCGATCGAAACACCCGTCGGCGTCATTGCTCCGGGCACGGTCGCCGCGCAACGGTTCGCTTGGCAGGGGCTCGTCAACGGCCAGCCCGTGATTACGGTGCGGGTCAATTGGCTGATGGGCGAGCAGCACCTCGATCCGCCGTGGACGATTGGCGGTGAGCGCTTCGAGGTGGAGGTGCAGGGCGACCCGGCGATCAAGGTTACCTTTCGCGGATTGCAGCCGCCGTTCGAGCAGGCCGACCTCGACCGCAACCCCGGCATCGTCGCCACCGCCATGCATTGCGTCAACGCGATCCCGTACGTGTGCGAGGCCGCGCCGGGCATCCGGACCTACCTCGACCTGCCGCTGATCACCGGCCGCGCCGACGCCGCGCTGCGGCGCTGA
- a CDS encoding LLM class flavin-dependent oxidoreductase codes for MGRVTVGHQDACLYPLWLSRFNVRWARLMGASALWLPDHFMSFTPAEVWRPEITSAARVVPSIDALFDPLQLLAVIATRVRGLDVGTSVTESIRRHPMSLAQSFVTLDHISKGRAILGIGNGIRENTEPYGLPYGDNVERLAEALAIIRLLWSSGGRPVSYEGRFWQLRDAVFGLPLYRAKPPRLFVAAHYPRMLSLTGRFADGWLPGQKVTGDEYAKRLTVIRAAAARAGRNLESFTATHTMMVALGDSRERVLERALASRVCASLALGAPAVVWRAHGLSHPLGEEHGGFLDLVPSRITREQVDRAAATMTPQLLQTLLYAGSAQEICDEVAPLAEAGCTHFILANAGASFTGDGAKGLWRLGGLMRRLRRLGR; via the coding sequence ATGGGACGAGTTACGGTCGGCCATCAGGATGCGTGTCTGTATCCGCTCTGGCTCTCGCGCTTCAACGTGCGCTGGGCGCGGCTGATGGGGGCCTCGGCGCTCTGGCTGCCGGATCACTTCATGAGCTTCACGCCGGCGGAGGTGTGGCGGCCGGAGATCACCAGCGCCGCGCGTGTGGTGCCGTCAATCGACGCGCTGTTCGACCCGCTGCAACTGCTCGCCGTCATCGCGACACGGGTTCGCGGCCTCGACGTCGGCACGTCGGTGACCGAGAGCATTCGCCGCCACCCGATGTCGCTGGCCCAGTCGTTTGTGACGCTGGATCACATCTCGAAGGGGCGCGCCATTCTCGGCATCGGCAACGGCATTCGCGAGAACACCGAGCCGTACGGGCTGCCTTATGGCGACAACGTCGAGCGGCTGGCGGAGGCGCTGGCGATCATCCGGCTGCTGTGGAGCAGCGGTGGCCGGCCGGTGAGCTACGAAGGCCGCTTCTGGCAGCTGCGCGATGCGGTGTTCGGCCTGCCGCTCTACCGGGCCAAGCCGCCGCGGCTGTTCGTCGCCGCGCACTATCCGCGCATGCTCAGCCTGACCGGGCGCTTTGCCGACGGCTGGCTGCCGGGACAAAAGGTGACCGGCGATGAGTACGCCAAACGCTTGACCGTGATTCGCGCAGCGGCCGCGCGCGCCGGGCGCAACCTCGAAAGCTTCACCGCGACGCACACCATGATGGTGGCGCTCGGTGACAGCCGCGAGCGCGTACTCGAACGCGCCCTGGCCAGTCGCGTCTGCGCCAGCCTCGCGTTGGGTGCGCCGGCGGTGGTGTGGCGCGCGCACGGGCTTAGCCATCCACTTGGCGAAGAGCACGGCGGCTTCCTCGATCTGGTGCCGTCGCGGATCACCCGTGAACAAGTCGACCGCGCCGCGGCAACCATGACGCCGCAGCTGCTGCAGACGCTACTCTACGCCGGCAGCGCGCAAGAGATCTGCGATGAGGTGGCGCCGTTGGCTGAGGCCGGCTGCACTCATTTCATCCTGGCCAACGCCGGCGCCAGCTTCACCGGCGACGGAGCCAAAGGGCTGTGGCGACTGGGCGGGCTGATGCGGCGCTTGCGGCGGCTAGGCAGGTGA
- a CDS encoding DUF2304 domain-containing protein produces MPPAELDADTLRRFLMEQPEATATRVLAVLVSLAIFASVLHLVRRGRLREEYSPIWLGVAVAITVLSLWFSALRWLTQLIGAWTPSSTLFFFGELFLLAICLHYAVRLSQLTNQVKNLAQELAILRSDLARTASARGPEPKPSAPARSQL; encoded by the coding sequence ATGCCCCCCGCTGAGCTCGATGCCGATACCCTGCGCCGTTTTCTGATGGAGCAACCCGAGGCCACCGCCACCCGGGTGCTGGCGGTGCTCGTCAGCCTGGCCATCTTCGCCAGCGTATTGCACCTGGTGCGCCGCGGGCGCTTGCGGGAGGAGTACTCGCCCATCTGGCTAGGGGTGGCCGTTGCGATCACGGTGCTCAGCCTTTGGTTCAGCGCGTTGCGTTGGCTAACGCAGCTGATCGGCGCCTGGACTCCGAGCTCGACGCTGTTCTTCTTCGGCGAGCTGTTTCTGCTGGCGATTTGTTTGCATTATGCCGTACGGCTGTCGCAGCTGACCAATCAGGTCAAGAACCTGGCACAGGAGCTGGCGATTTTGCGCAGCGATCTGGCGCGCACGGCTAGCGCGCGCGGCCCAGAACCCAAGCCGTCCGCGCCCGCACGATCCCAGCTATGA